In Erigeron canadensis isolate Cc75 chromosome 6, C_canadensis_v1, whole genome shotgun sequence, the following are encoded in one genomic region:
- the LOC122603551 gene encoding 40S ribosomal protein S17, which translates to MGRVRTKTVKKSSRVVIERYYGKMTLDFHTNKKILEEVAIIPSKRLRNKIAGFSTHLMKRIQKGPVRGISLKLQEEERERRMDFVPDESAIKTDLIEVDKETLEMLNALGMGDLPGVVKASAEPQSVPSGPGFGRGAGGFNKRY; encoded by the coding sequence ATGGGTCGTGTACGTACCAAGACTGTTAAGAAATCCTCAAGGGTGGTGATCGAGAGGTACTATGGGAAGATGACTTTGGACTTTCACACGAACAAGAAGATTTTGGAGGAAGTTGCCATCATTCCCTCCAAGCGTTTGAGGAACAAGATTGCTGGGTTCTCTACTCACTTGATGAAGCGTATCCAGAAGGGACCAGTGAGGGGCATTTCTTTGAAGTTGCAGGAGGAAGAACGTGAGCGTCGAATGGACTTTGTGCCTGACGAGTCTGCTATCAAGACTGATTTGATCGAGGTTGATAAGGAGACCCTTGAAATGCTTAATGCTCTTGGCATGGGTGATCTTCCTGGTGTTGTTAAGGCGTCTGCTGAGCCACAGTCGGTGCCATCTGGTCCTGGTTTTGGCAGGGGTGCTGGTGGCTTTAACAAGAGATATTAG